TCTGACCTCAAATAAGGAAACCACGGAAAGGTTCGCAAGACATATTGATGTTAAATTTCTGCAACAGGCTGAGGTGATTGAGTTGGATTTAATGAAAGAAATAGATTACACCCGATTTGATCATGTCAATTCAAATGTATTATTTTGTGCAACGGGATATTTAGGAGATGGAACAGAAGAAGGTTTGTATGATAATAAAAATACGGAAAGAATAATTAATATCAATTATTCAAAACTGGTTCCTGTGATGAATTATTTTGCCCAGAAATTTGAAAGCAGAAGATCAGGTACAATCATAGGATTGTCATCTGTGGCAGGAGATCGAGGGAGGCAGAGTAACTTCATTTATGGAAGTGCAAAAGCAGCTTTTACAGCCTATTTAAGCGGGCTACGGAATTATCTGTTTGATAAGAAAGTGCATGTGCTGACGATTAAACCAGGGTTTATGGAAACTAAAATGACAGAAGGGCTTCCGTTAAATCCAAGGTTAACGGCCAAGCCAAAACAGGCTGCAGCTTCCATTTACAATGCGTATAAAAAACAAAAAAATGTAGCTTATGTATTGCCTGTCTGGGGGATTATTATGATGATTATCAGGAATATTCCTGAATTTGTATTTAAAAAATTAAAGCTCTGATAAAATGAAAAAATTGTATTGTTTTGATTTTGATGGAACGATTACCTATAAGGATACAATGTTTATGTATCTGAAATTTTATGATTCTACGAAATACCATATACAATTTTTGAGACATGTTCCTCTGTTTATTTTATTGAAATTAAAACTGGCGGAAACGGAAAAGGTCAAAAAAAGCTTCATCGGTTCAATACTGAAAGGACAATCACAAGAAAAAATAGAACGAAAATCGAGACAGTTTTTTGAGCAGCACTATCCTAAGATTGTGCGTGAAAATGCACTCGACTTTATTAAAAATATAGATCGTAATAATACTCAGAGTCTATTAGTTACGGCTTCTCTGGATATCTGGGTAAAACCATTTGCAGAGGAATTGAAAATGCAGCTGGTTTCCACGCGTGCAGAGTTTAAAAACGGTATTTTTACAGGGAATTTTATAGGGAAAAACTGTAACGGAAAAGAAAAACTCATAAGAATCCAGGAGCAGATCAACAATTCAAAATACGATAAAATAATCGCTTTTGGCGATACTTCAGGAGATAAGCAAATGCTGAAATGGGCAAATGAAGGACATTACCAATTTTTTCACTAATTTTGGGAGGTAAAAATGTAACAATGAATAAACTGTTTATTTGGTTCCTTGCTTTTTTCATGAGCTGTACAAGTGCACCGTCTTCAGTATCTAATGATACACAAAAAGGAGGTGAAATCCTTGTTTCTGAATCTCAGGGTGGCACTGAAACCGCTGGCTTCAAAATTCTTAAAAGTGAAGAAGAGCTTCAGAAAATTATAAAAGGTAATTCCAGCCTTGCTGAACTAGGACAGGATGCAGCAATTAAATACCCTGCCTTTCCAAAAAATCAAAAAGCTGTTTTATACAACCTTGGAACTTTTAGGTCAGGAGACCATAAGATCAGTGAGATAAAAAGTCTTTCTGTGAAGGATAATATTTTGTATGTAGAAGTTCCACAGCGTGAGTCCGGAGGAATGGAGATCCAGGTGATATCCAATCCTTGGGTGGTTTTTACAGTTCCTTCCAATTATCAATTCAATTCCGTCGTATTAAAATATTCAAAATAAAATGAATAAAGTATATTTAGATAACGCAGCAACAACACCCCTTTCAGAAGAAGTTATTGATGCAATGGTAGGTACCATGAAGGTAAACTTTGGAAATCCTTCTTCTACACATAGCTTTGGGCAGGAAGCTAAAATCCTGATCGAAAATGTGAGAAGGCAGGTGGCTGATTATCTTCATGTAACGCCCGCTGAGATTATTTTTACATCATGTGGGACAGAGTCCAACAATATGATCATTAAATCCAGTGTGGAACACCTTGGAGTACAAAGAATCATCAGCTCTCCACTGGAACACAAATGTGTTTCAGAGAGTATAATCGATATGAAGGCAAGAAAAGGGGTAGAGGTTGTTTATATCCGTCCGAATGAAAAAGGAGATATCGATCTTAATAAATTGGAAGAACTTTTAAAGGCATCAGATAAAAAGACCCTTGTAAGCTTAATGCATGCCAATAATGAGATCGGAAATATCACCAACCTTAAAAAGATGGCTGAAATATGCAAAGTAAATAATGCACTTCTACATTCTGATACTGTTCAGACCATGGCGCATATCGATCTTGATTTCTCTGACATTCCGGTTGATTTTGCTTCATGCAGTGCACATAAATTCCATGGACCAAAAGGAGTAGGTTTTGCCTTTATCAGAAAAGCGACAGGTCTTAAGGGGATTATCACAGGAGGACCTCAGGAAAGAAGTCTTAGAGCAGGTACTGAGAATGTTGCGGGTATTGTGGGGCTTGGAAAAGCTTTAGAGCTTTCTCTTAATCATATGGAAGCATATACCCATCATATTCAGGAAATAAAAAATTATACCATTGAAAGATTATCTGCTGAAATAGCAGGGATTAAGTTCAATGGAAGAAGTGCTGAAACTGAAAATAGTTTATACACTGTTTTAAGTGCCCTTTTACCATATAAAAATCCGCTAATAGGTTTGCAGTTGGATATGAAAGGGATCGCCATTTCTCAGGGTAGTGCTTGCTCGTCAGGAGCATCAAAACCTTCAATGGTTATGATGATGGTTCTTTCAGAAGATGAAATGGATAATTGTACACCTTTACGTATTTCATTTAGCCATATGACCACAAAAGCGGATATTGATGTTTTCGTAAATGCCCTGAAAGAAATTTCAGATGATTTGGTTATAGAAAAAACAAATGTTCAGCATAGATAACCTTATTGCTGAAAAGTAGTAATTTTGATGATCCAATTAAGGATTAAAAAAACAATAGAATATTAATTTAAATAAAATAAAAAAAATGGCTTTAGAAATTACGGATAGCTCATTTCAGGAAACGGTTTTGAAATCTGATAAACCAGTATTGGTAGACTTTTGGGCGGTATGGTGTGGACCTTGTAGAACACTGGGACCAATCATTGAAGAAGTAGCAACAGATTTTGAAGGAAAAGCTGTAGTAGGAAAAGTAGATGTAGACAACAACCAGGAAATTTCTATGCAGTATGGCATCAGAAATATCCCTACAGTTCTTATTTTTAAGAATGGTGAAGTTGTTGATAAATTAGTTGGAGTAACACCAAAAGAAGTGATCGCAGAAAAATTAAGCGCACACTTATAAAAAAAATAACTTTGATAATGAATGCCTTCCGCTTTTGGGAGGCATTTTTTTAACAAATAATTTGCAGGTAATTAAAAAAGGTGTAATTTTGCAATCACAAAAAAGAAACAAGTTCTTTAACAAAATTTGATCCGGTAGTTCAGTTGGTTAGAATGCCGCCCTGTCACGGCGGAGGTCGCGGGTTCGAGTCCCGTCCGGATCGCAATCAAATTTATTTGAAATTATAGAACTACTGATCCGGTAGTTCAGCTGGTTAGAATGCCGCCCTGTCACGGCGGAGGTCGCGGGTTCGAGTCCCGTCCGGATCGCATATCAAATTTGATTAAAAAACTCAGAACTACTGATCCGGTAGTTCAGCTGGTTAGAATGCCGCCCTGTCACGGCGGAGGTCGCGGGTTCGAGTCCCGTCCGGATCGCAATATAAAATGCTGTAAATATTATTTACAGCATTTTTTGTTTTTAAAGTAAATATAATCGGAAAGATTTCCTTTTTACTTTTGATTTACTTTATAGATATTTGTGGTTGGCATAAAGAAAGAATGTGAGCTTATAATGGAGTTCTACACACAAAAACTACTTCCCTGTCAATAATCAGAAATTTCATCTTTTGTGATAGATTGATCATGCTATCTAAGTATAATTACTTTTTAATTTATCCTTACTCGAAGTAATATCAAATATACATGAGCATTTTTTTACTTTTCTTTTTAAAGGATAGTATTAGCATAAATTTCAGCCTTACTTTATTTATGTAAAGTTTTTTTATCATTCAATTCCGTTTATAAAGAATCATGTAAATGAAACCTATTTTATACGGTGCGAAAAACAAAAAATATTGAAATAAATCAGGAGATAAGTAACAGTTTCTTTTGAACTTTATGCTTTAAAAAGCAAAATACATATTTTAAACTCCTTCCTAATTATATGATTAGTTTGTGTTTATAAATTATTGATAATCATATGGCTAAATCTTTATCGCATTATCCGTACGTATAAATTTCTTATAATAACTTACCCCAGATTTATAAATCTAGATATGCTTTAGTTGTTACCTGTGTAAAGCTAATGCATCTTTGCTCTACAGATAGAAGAATTGTGACCATATCTACTAACGTTTTATTTTTCATGGTAAGGAAAAGTAGAAGTACTGCAAATGTCTTTTTCTGTTATTTCATGTCCCTTATAGTTTTCAAGAAAAATTTAAGTTAACAGGTGTGACTTGAAAGGAGAAGATGTAAAATGATTATAATTATATAGAAATGAATTTCATGAAAGGATGGTATGTTATTTATACCAAATCACGTTACGAAAAAAAAACTGCTCAAATCCTAACTGAGCAAAATTTCAAAGTGTATTTACCTCTCAATAAAACAATCTCTCAATGGAGTGATCGTAAAAAGAAGGTTGAAAAACCGCTTTTTAGTTCTTACGTTTTTATTTATTTAGAAACAATAAAAGATTACTTACGAGCTCTTGCGATTGAAGGTGTGGTC
The sequence above is drawn from the Chryseobacterium daecheongense genome and encodes:
- a CDS encoding cysteine desulfurase family protein, with amino-acid sequence MNKVYLDNAATTPLSEEVIDAMVGTMKVNFGNPSSTHSFGQEAKILIENVRRQVADYLHVTPAEIIFTSCGTESNNMIIKSSVEHLGVQRIISSPLEHKCVSESIIDMKARKGVEVVYIRPNEKGDIDLNKLEELLKASDKKTLVSLMHANNEIGNITNLKKMAEICKVNNALLHSDTVQTMAHIDLDFSDIPVDFASCSAHKFHGPKGVGFAFIRKATGLKGIITGGPQERSLRAGTENVAGIVGLGKALELSLNHMEAYTHHIQEIKNYTIERLSAEIAGIKFNGRSAETENSLYTVLSALLPYKNPLIGLQLDMKGIAISQGSACSSGASKPSMVMMMVLSEDEMDNCTPLRISFSHMTTKADIDVFVNALKEISDDLVIEKTNVQHR
- a CDS encoding HAD family hydrolase; the encoded protein is MKKLYCFDFDGTITYKDTMFMYLKFYDSTKYHIQFLRHVPLFILLKLKLAETEKVKKSFIGSILKGQSQEKIERKSRQFFEQHYPKIVRENALDFIKNIDRNNTQSLLVTASLDIWVKPFAEELKMQLVSTRAEFKNGIFTGNFIGKNCNGKEKLIRIQEQINNSKYDKIIAFGDTSGDKQMLKWANEGHYQFFH
- a CDS encoding SDR family NAD(P)-dependent oxidoreductase — protein: MIVLGSTSEVAQAFVEKALQEGEKYEKIYLLTSNKETTERFARHIDVKFLQQAEVIELDLMKEIDYTRFDHVNSNVLFCATGYLGDGTEEGLYDNKNTERIININYSKLVPVMNYFAQKFESRRSGTIIGLSSVAGDRGRQSNFIYGSAKAAFTAYLSGLRNYLFDKKVHVLTIKPGFMETKMTEGLPLNPRLTAKPKQAAASIYNAYKKQKNVAYVLPVWGIIMMIIRNIPEFVFKKLKL
- the trxA gene encoding thioredoxin, with the translated sequence MALEITDSSFQETVLKSDKPVLVDFWAVWCGPCRTLGPIIEEVATDFEGKAVVGKVDVDNNQEISMQYGIRNIPTVLIFKNGEVVDKLVGVTPKEVIAEKLSAHL